The genomic region TACGACGCGAAGGTGGACCCGACGCTGGACAAGCAGACCCGCGAGGTGACGCGCGGCTTCCTGCGCAGCTTCCTGGACGACATGCGCGTGCCGGGCTCGCGCGGCTCCAACGTCACCACCCACGTGCCCAAGAACCTGCGCTTCAACGAGCAGGTGACGGTGAACGGCCAGAACTACAGCGTCTCCTACAGCGGCGGGGACAACCTGGTGGCCGTCAACACCGCCACCGGCAAGAAGTCCGACCTGAAGCTGGGCCAGAAGAAGATCGAGGCCATGTACCTGGACCACGTGGCCTTCGGCGACCTCAAGGCGCAGCTGGCCTACGCCCTGAGCACCCCCAAGAGCGTCAAGCCGGACTGGCTGCCGTTCTAGGCAGACGCGGCTCCAGCGGCGATGCTACCCTACAGGTAGGGTGCCGGCCATGAGACGTGGCCGGGCACCCCTTGCCCGGGAGCCACGCCGCATGGAGTCGCAGCAGGACCTTCGCACGCCGTACTCGGATGACACCCTCCTGCATCGCAGCCTGCTGGCCGAGTCCAACGCGGCCCTGAGGCTGGCGGCCTTCGGGGTGCTCGGCTACGTCATCATCACCAGCCTGCTGCTCTCCGTGGCCCCAGGTAGCGGGCGAGAGGGCCTGCTGGCCTCGTGGCGCTTCTTCCCGCTGGCCCTGGCGGCGAGCACCACGCTGGTCCTGCTGGCGCATCAGCAGCTCGTGCACGGGTGGGTGGCCTATGCCGTCCTGGTGCCGTTCGCCTCGCTCCCCACGATCTCCTTCCTCGTCTGCCTGATGGTGCTGCCAGAGGAGGCCTCGGCCTACGTCCAGGGTCACCTGTCGAACCTCTACTTCGCCACCGTGGCCATGACGGGGCTCATGCTCGACTTCCGGCTCACCGCCATCTCCGGCGGCGTGGCGGCGGTGGGCTTCGAGTGCTGCCGCCTGCTGGCTCGAGCCGGCGCGAGCGCCGACGCCTCGGAGGGCTCCTGGACCCCGCTGGAGCTCTTCGACCCGTCCCGCGGCGGCTTCAAGTCGCTGATGATTCTCTCGAGCGGGCTCATCGTGGCGGTGATCGCGCTGATCACCCGGCGGATCATTCTCCGCGTGCTGAGCGAGGCTCGGGTGGAGAGGACGCTCGGCCGGCTGTTCGGGCCGTACATCCGCGAGGAGGCGAGGAGGCAGCTGCTGTCCCCCCAGCGCGCGCCGTTCGCCGAGCGCAGGCAGGTGGCCGTCCTCGTCGCGGAGCTTCGCGGGTTCGACGAGTACACCCGGGGGGCGGGGCCGCAGGAGCTCGTCGAGCAGCTCAACACCTACTTCGAGGCCATGGCGCAGGCCATCACCCTGCGCGGAGGCGCCATCGACCGGTTCGCCGGGGACTCCCTGCTGGCCACCTTCGGCGGAGTGATGGCGCTGGAGTCCCCCTGCACCCTGGCGCTCGAGGCGGCCCGGGAGATGCGCTTCCGGCTGGAGCTGCTCAACTCGAGCTGGCGGCTGCGCGGACGGGCCCCGCTCGACAACAACATCGGCCTGCACGTGGGGGAGGTGGTGCTGGGAGTGATGGGCAGCGCGCAGCACCGGGACGTCACCCTCGTGGGCCAGCCCGTCAGCACCGCCGCGCAGGTGGGAGCGATTCCCCGGGAGCCTGGCTACCCCATCCTCCTCACCGAGGCGTTCCACGCACAGCTGCCCCCCTCCCAGAAGTCCACCTGTCGTCGGCTGGGGAGCGTGCAGGTCAAGGGCCACAGCGCCCCCATGGAGCTCTACGGCATCCTCGAGGGCCCCATCGTCATGCCTGTGCGTGTCCCCGTGGACACGCCGTACGCCCGTGACACGACGGTGACATGGGAGTGACAATGGGCGCCCCCCGCGTGCCGCGTGCTTCGAGCTGACTAGGCTGCTCTCGAGGCACCCGACACAGGAGAGACCATGAACCCGCTGGACTGGACGGGCCCGGAGTTCCTCTCGCTGTACATCCCCCTGCTCGCAGGGGGACTCGGGGTGGCGCTGCTGCTGCGCTACTTCCTGCGTGCTCCTTCGGGAGAGCCGCTGCTCTCCGCTGGACGCATGGATCCATACGAGGTGGCGGCGCTCCACGGCTCGGACACCCTCATCGAGGCCGTCACTGCCTCGCTCTTCCACCGCCGCGTGCTCCGCGTCGATGGCGACAGGCTCGCCACGGGGGAGACGCTGCCTTCGAATGCGGCTCCCATCGAGCGCTCCGTGTTCGAGTGCGTGGCGACGGGGAACATGAAGCTGGAGACGCTGCGGCGGGCCTTGAGCCCCGACGTCCAGCACATCCAGGCCCGGCTCATGCGCAAGGGCCTGCTGGTGGACGACGCCCAGGCCCTCAAGGCCCAGCTCTACCCCTTGATGGCGTATGGCGCGGTCCTGCTGCTGGGCCTCACGAAGGTGGGCGTGGGACTCGCGAACGACAGGCCGGTGGTGTACCTCGTGCTGCTCCTGTGCCTCGGCTCGCTCGGGCTCCTGTTTCTCTGGCGCCGCCCCTGGCGCAGCCGCCTGGGTGACGCGACGCTGAAGGCCCTCCAGAGCGCGCACGAGCCCTTGCGCACCACCGCCATGGCGGGAGAGTCCTCCCAGGCCCTGAGCGGGCCGGACCTGGCGCTCGCGGTGGGCCTGTACGGTCCGGCGCTGCTCATCCCCATGGGCTACTCGGACCTGCGCCAGGTGATGCACCCTCCGAGCGCCAGCGGAAGCTCCAGTGACAGCTCGTCCGGTGGAGGAAGTGACTCCAGCTGCGGAGGAGACAGCGACGGCGGGGGTGGCGGCTGCGGCGGCTGCGGCGGAGGTGGGGATTGAAGCCGCTGACGGGCGTGGGCCTGGGCTGGCGGCGGCAGCTCGCGCACCGCATCGACCAGGACCGGGCGCTCGGCTTCGTGGAGGTGCTGGCCGAGCACCTGAACCCCAGCGCCCCGCTGCCCGTGCCCCTGGAGCGGCTCAAGGAGCGCGGCATGCCCTTCGTGCTCCACGCGGTGTCACTGGGCCTGGGGGGCGCGGAGCCGCCGGAGGCCCGACGCCTGGACATGCTCGCGAGGCTCGCAGAGCGGCTGGGCGCGGTGTGCGTGAGCGAGCACGTGGCCTTCGTGCGCGCGGACGGCATCGAGTCGGGCCACCTGCTCCCCGTGCCGCGCGGTGACGAGGCGCTCGACGTGCTCGTGGAGAACGTCCGGCTGGCCCAGGCGGCGCTGCCCGTGCCGCTGGCGCTCGAGAACATCGCCACCCTCTTCGAGTGGCCCGACCCCGCCTTCACCGAGGCACAGCTGCTCACCGGCCTGCTCTCGCGCACCAGCGCCCTGCTGCTGCTGGACGTGGCGAACCTGTACGCCAACGCGCTCAACCTCGGCACCGACGCTCAGGCCGTCCTCGCCGCCGTGCCGCGCGAGCGCCTCGCCTACGTGCACGTCGCGGGAGGTGTCCGCCACGGCGCCCTGTACCACGACACCCACGCGCACCCGGTGCCCTCGGGCCCGCTGGAGCTGCTGGAGGCGCTCGCGGCCCGGCTCGGTCCCGTGCCCGCCATGCTGGAGCGGGATGACCACTTCCCGCGACCGGAGGAGCTGACCGCCGAGCTCCGCGCCATCGAGGCGGCGCTCGCACGCGGAGGCTCCCGATGGGAGGCCACCAGGGCCCCTGGTCCCTCCCAGCTTCCGATGGAGCGCAGCGAGGGAGAGCTCCGGCCATGAGCTCCCAGGCGGCACGCGAGCGGCTGGCCAGGACCCAGGCGGCGCTGGTCCGGGCACTGGCCCAGGGCGCACCGGCCCCGGCGGGCTTCGACACGGAGCGGGTGAGGGAGAGCGCGGCGGCCCTGCTCTCCAAGCGCAGGCGGTGGGTGGAGCGCGCCTGGCCCCGGCTCGCGGCGGCGCTCGGCGAGTCCTTCCGCTCGCGGTTCGATGCGTGGGCGCTGGAGCACCCGATGGAGTTGGAGGCCAACCCTCGGGCCGAGGGGCGCAGGTTCGCCGACGCGCTGCTTGCCGCGGCGGAGTTCCCGGACGCCGCCCGCGAGGAGCTGTTCTTCTTCGACATGCGCTACCAGCTCACCGAGCACGGACTCGTGGAGCGGCGAGGCCTCGGAGTGAAGGCGCTCTGGAGGAGGCCTGCCAGGCTGCTGGCTGCCCGGCTGCCGTGGGGACAGGTACTCTGGGTGCGCCTGCCCTTCTGAGCCGCGGCCGTTCTCACGACTCTCCGAGTGTCCGAATACCTGCGCTTACCTGAACCGACTTGCGGCACACCCCGAGGGAGCCGCTAGGGTCCGCCCCTCAACTCCCATCCAGGAGAGACGGCGCGGCATGGCGGATTCGTTCTGGGAGAAGCAGGAGCGGCGGCAGTCTCGGCTTCCGTGGCTCATCACGGTGCTGGTGGTGCTGCTGGCGGGTGTCGGCATCTATTTCGGGCAGGCCGCGTTCCGCACCGCGCAGGCCCGCGCGGAGACCGCCGAGGCCGAGGCCCTCAAGGCGCACGAGCGCGCCAAGACCGCCGAGCACGCGCAGAAGCTCGTGGAGGAGAAGCTGGCGGCGCTCGACTCCGAGAAGTCCCAGCTCAACAACCAGCTCTCCCAGCTCTCCACCGAGCGCGACCAGCTCACCCAGGCGGTGCAGGAGAAGGACGCGGAGCTGGCCCGCCTCAAGGCCACCTACCAGGACCTGGAGGAGAAGATGAAGGCGGAGATCGCCGATGGCGAGATCCGTCTGTCCCAGGCCGAGGGCCGCATCCAGGTGGACCTGGTGGACAAGATCCTCTTCGACTCGGGCGAGGCCAGCCTCACCGAGCGTGGCGCTGGCGTCCTCTCCCGCCTGGGCGCGGTGCTCGTGGGCGTGGAGGGCCGCACCATCCAGGTGTCGGGCCACACCGACGACAGCCCGCCCTCGCAGCGGCTCGCGGCCACCTTCCCCACCAACTGGGAGCTGTCCGTGGCGCGCGCGGTGAACGTGGTGCGCTTCCTCCAGGAGAAGGCGAACGTTCCGGCGCAGAAGCTCGTGGCGGCCGGCTACGGCGAGACGCACCCCGTGGCCAGCAATGCCACGCCCAAGGGCCGCGCGCGCAACCGGCGCATCGAGATCCTCCTCATCCCCGACCTGCCCGCCGCCAGGCCTGCGGAGCTCACCGACACCACGGCCAAGGCCGCTCCCACCGCCGAGGTGAAGAAGGCGGTGGCCGATGCGCCCGTGGCGAAGGAGGACGTGCAGCCCGCCAAGGGGACGGCGAAGCCCGCCCCCAAGTGAGCCCCACGGCTACTTCTTCTTCATGCCCTCGAGCATCTTGCGGAAGGGCTTCTCCGCGGCGGCAACGGTCTTCTCCGGCCCGGTGAGCTTGAAGAAGACGGCGCCCTGAGGACCCTCGACGATGGCGCCGAGCATCCGGAAGCCCGGCTTCGGCGTGGACGGCCCCATCATCGGGCCTCCGCCGGCATAGGTGCCCTTGACGTCCACCATCGTCACGGCGAACCCGGCGATCTTCTCCTGCTTCGTCTTCGCGTCCTTCTCGACGGAGGAGCCATCCGGCTTCTGGAACTGGGACACCCAGCGCTTGACGTTGGCGTCCACGCCGCCGCCCCGTCCTTCGCCGAAGTAGAAGATGGCCAGCTCCGCGCCCTCCGTGTCGCCCTTGGCGGCCGGGATGCTGTAGGTGGCCGCGCGCATGGGGCGCTCGCCCTGCGCGGTCCACTCGGTGGGAGCCGTCCACGACAAGCCACCGGCCTCTTCCGCGGCGGCGACTCCCGCCACCGCCAGGCCGAGCACTACGACGCTGATCATTCGGTTCATACGCCCAGCGTAACCGAAGCCCCCGTGCGGTGCGCGGCTGGCTGGGTGTGGGCGTCCGTACGAGACAGCGCTCACCCGGCCGCGGGAATACGCTCGCGCCTCAGCGGACGCCACCGGTACTGGCACTCGCGCAGGTGCAGCACCGAGTCCAGCCGCGCGCTGCCCGCCAGCGCCCCCTCCTGCAGGTACTCGCAGTAGAGCTCCACGGGCTTCACGAAGCGCGCGTTCCACGGCCCGCGATCGATGGTGAGCACGTACATGTACCCGTCCGCCACGCCGAAGGCGTCGTAGCACTCGACGAGCGGCTCGTGCAGCTCGTCCAGGCTGGACCAGACGGAGCCCTCCGGAGGCCCGGGCAAAGGTCGCGTGTCCAACACTCCCACGAGCCGGCCCCCGGGAAAGGCGGGCAGTGGATCCACCGCGAAGGTGAGCCTGTCCCCGTCGCGGGCCATCAACATGTCCGCCTCGCCGAACTCGTGGAACTTGAACTCGATGAGCGAGTTGCCGATGCGCCGCATCAGCGCGTCATTCGTCTCACTGCGCACGAAGTAGCCGCCGCGCCGCCACTGCCCCCGCGCGTTGCGGTAGCGCACCGCCGCGCGGTAGCTCACCTGGTAGAAGTTGAAGCCCAGCAGCCCGCTGAGCCCCTGTGGCCGCATCTCCCGCAGCGAGGACATCAGCACCTGCACCCAGGCCGTGCCCTGGTGCAGCTCCGGCTCCAGCGGCGCGGGCAGCAGCCGCGACAGCGCCTCCGGCTCCACCGCGTAGTTGAGCGAGAGCGCCTCCACCCACTCCGTCCGCACCTGGGTGAGCCAGGGCACCGAGGGGCACTCCTCCATGCCCTCGCTGGAGGGGCTCACGTCCTGGGCCGCCTCGAGCTCCGCGTAGGCCGCTCGCAGCGCCTTGTGCCCGCTCGGCGTCAGCCGCCAGAAGCCCGCCTCCTCCGCCACGAGCCGACGCCGCGCCAGCGAGGTGATGGCCGCATCCCCTGGCGCGCGCTCCACGTCCGAGGCGTGCAGGCGCGCCAGGAGCTGCTCCCGCATGAGCCCCAGCGGCTCCAGGGCAAGCACGACCATGGCGGCCAGCTCCGCCGGCGAGAACATCATCATCATACGAGCCGCGCCTGCGGGCTCCCCGCGGCCAGGCGCCGACGCCGGGCCCTCACCAGCACCAGCCCCCCGGTCAGCTGCGTGGCGAACCACAGCCCCCCGAGCACCGCGAAGCCCAGGTGCGGCACGCGCGCCAGCCCCAGCGCCGAGAGCGCGTAGATGGCGGCGGCCGCGTACCAGCCTCGCCCCATCAGCGCCCCCATCACCGAGAAGGCCATGGCGATGAGGACACACCCCACCACCGGCATGAAGAGCACCTGCAACCCCATGACCCAATTGGCCAGCGCCACCAGCGCCAGGCCCGCCATGCACGTCGTCCAGATGGACCACACCTGCCGCTCGATGAACGAGCGCACCCCCGCCGTCTCTCGCCGCTGCAGCCAGAAGATGGAGAGCAGGTTGAGCGGAATGATCGCTCCCCACAGTAAGGCGTAGGGGCCGGGCTCGCGGTGGCCCTGGAGGAAGAGCAGGTGCGTGCCCAGGAAGCCGCCCCCGTTGGTGAAGGCGTGGAGCACCCAGATGACGCCCCAGTTCTGGAGCGCCGAGTCATCCCGGGCCTGGGAGACGACGCGGCGGATGAGCTGCAGGGCCTCGGCGGCTTCCTCTCGGTTCATGCGCGCCGCGAAGCCTACTCGAAGCCGCACCCAGGTATGTCCCCTGCTATGTGACTCAGCGCGTCACTCGCCAGCGCTTTCGGCACCTTGAGTTACGTGCTAGCAAACCGGCCCTCAGCAAGTCGTCCCACCTTGGAGGGGGTTACCCACAATGAAGAAGCTGTTGCTCGTCGGGGCGCTGACCCTGGGTGCTGCATCCTGTGCACCCGATATCAAGCAGGATCCTGCACCGGACGTCGTCGTCGCGCAGTCCGATCCGTCCGCCTCACCCGCCGTCGTTCCGTCGCCGAACGATCTGGCCATCAATCCCGCGACAGGTCTGGTCAACGCGCCGATCGACCCCAAGTCCTCCGCGGCGCAGCAGGAGTTCACGAGGGACTACCTCAACACCCTCAACGGCTTCCCCACCAGCGTCACGGCGACCACGAAGCTCGTCGACCTGGACAAGAGCACGGTGAGCCCCACCACGGTGCGCTTCATCGACCTGCTCCAGGGCACGCCCATCGCCACGCCGGCCGTCACGCCGACGATCGCCTACGACGAGGACAGCGATCAGCTGATCATCGCCCCGCCGGCCACCGGCTGGCCCAAGGGTGGCCGCTACGCGGTGGCGCTCATCGGCGGTGAGAACGGCCTGAAGGGCGTGGGCGGCAAGCGCGTGGTGGGCTCGTCCGTGTGGTCGCTCGCCACGCTGGAGAAGTCGCTCGTCACCTGCGAGGACCTGACGGCGCCCGACTGCGAGGCCGCCACGGACCTCATCCCGGTGGAGAGCACCGACCCGGCCGAGCAGCTCGAGGAGCGCACCGCCTCGGCGCTGCAGCTCGAGCAGCTGCGCCGCTCCTACAAGCCGCTGCTGGACGCGCTGGCGGCGCAGGGCGTGAACCGCCAGGACATCGTCCTGCTGTGGACCTTCCGCATCATGAACCACCCGGAGGTGACGTTCGATCCGGCCGCCAGCATCATCCCCTTCCCCAACAACATCCTGCTGGCCGACGCGGGCAAGCCCACCCAGCACCTGAACCTGCCGATTCCGCCCAACGCGTCGGAGACCCAGCGGCAGCTGTTCACCGGGCTGAACACGCTGGATGGCTTCTCCACCACCGCGCCCATCGTCTCGGAGAACAGCGAGACCCGGGGCCCCATCGACACCGGTAGCAAGCTGGACCAGGCCGGCTTCGAGGCGGCCGCGCGGTTCTTCAAGCTCACGCCGGGCGGCACGGCGCCGCAGGTGAAGGCGTGCCTCATCCCGAGCTCGGATGCGGCGTGCCCCACGCCGACGAGGGATCCGCAGGGCAACGTGCCCAACAACCCGCAGCAGATCCAGTTCGTGCCGCAGCTGCCGCTGGACGAGAAGTCCACCTACGCGGCGGTGCTGACCACGGACCTGAAGGACGAGCGGGGCCGCTTCGTGGCGCCCGCCTCGGCGTTCGCGCTGCTGCGCCTGAGCAGCCCGCTGGCGGTGGACGGCAAGAGCCAGGTGTCGGTCGTCCCGGACGCCATCGCCAACCAGCTCGAGCCGCTGCGCGCGGGCTTCAAGCCCATGTTCGACGCCCTGGCGGCGCAGGGGCTGCCCCGCTCGAAGATCGCGCTGGGGTGGGCCTTCACCACGCAGAGCACGGTCTCCATCCAGAAGCAGCTGTACGCGCTGCCGGCCTCCTACGGCCCGGCGGGTCTGACCGCCGCGCCGGCCTACCTCGCGGACATCACGACCACCTTCAAGAACCGCATGACGGCGTCGGGGCTGGCCTCCGACAACATCGGCAAGGTCTTCCAGGGCATGATCTCCGTGCCGGTGCTGCTGACGGGGACGGGCGGAACGCTCAACCCGGCGGCTCCGAAGTTCGAGCGCGCGCCCTTCCTGCTGGCGCTGCCCGCCACGCCCGTGCCGGCGAACGGGTATCCGGTGGCCATCTTCAGCCACGGCCTCAAGAGCACCCGCAACGCCGCGACTCCCCTGCTGAACGCCCTGGCGGCGGGTGGCCACGCGACGATCGCCATCGACACCGTCTTCCACGGTGATCGCAGCACCTGCGCGGGCATCACCGCGGCTTCGGGCATCACCGATGGCAGCGCCGCCATCGACACCCCGGACAAGGCCTGCAACACCGGCGGACGCTGCGACGTGAACACCGCCAGCGCCACCTACGGCCGCTGCGTCGCCGCCGATCCGGCCACCCGCCTGACGTGCGACCCCTCGACGGGCACGGGCGATCTCTTCTGCACCGCGAACGGTCAGGGCCGCTGCCTCCAGCGCTCCTCCGACCCGGCGGACGGCCTCTGCGAGGGCAGCTCCTTCAGGCTCAACGCCCGCGGCGAGCCGTTCATCTCCGGCTGGAACCTGCTCAACCTGGGCAACCTGTTCGCCACGCGCGACAACTTCCGCCAGCACACGGTGGAGCACTCCCAGCTCGAGCGCGTGCTCACCTCCACCGCCACGGGCAACATCAACGCCCAGCTGGAGGCCCAGCTGGCCCCGAAGCTGGATACCACCCAGATCGACTACGTCGCCCACAGCCTCGGCGGCATCGTGGGGCCCCTCTACGTCTCCGCGTCTCCCAAGGTGCGGCGCGCGGTGTTCAACGTCCCGGCGGGCAACCTGACCGGCATCCTGCTGACGTCCACCAACAAGGACTTCACCGCGGCTCGCAACGGCTTCATCGGCGCCCTCGAGGCTCAGGGCATCGTCCGGGGTACGCCCGCCTTCGATCAGTTCATCGGCCTGGCCAAGACGATTCTCGACCCGGCGGATCCCATCAACTACATCTACGCCGTGGAGAATGCCCAGGGGCTGCCGGCCGGGCGTGAGGCCTTCATCCAGTACATCGACGCGGATGGCGTCACCCCCAACCCGCTGACCGAGGCCCTGATTGCCGCGGCCAACGACCGCGCGGCGCAGGACAAGAAGGTGACGACCTACAAGTTCGTGCCCGCCACTCCCCCCGCCGAGGGCGAGGAGCGCCACGGCTTCCTGCTCGACTTCGCCAACCCCGTCTTGACGACGCAGGCCCAGGCGCAGGTGCGTGACTTCGTCACCACCGGCACCATCACCGCCCCGTAACCCACCGCGAGAGAGGACACGAACTCCCCATGAAGAAGACACTCTCAGTCGTGACCCTGCTTGCTGCCGGCGTCAGCCACGCGGCGGGCTTTGCCTTCGACACCCACAGCGGCCGGGCCACCGGCATGTCCTTCGCGACCACCGCGGCCGCCCAGGACTCCACGGCGATCGCCTTCAACGCCGCCAACATCCTGGGTGTGAAGAAG from Hyalangium gracile harbors:
- a CDS encoding DUF692 domain-containing protein, whose translation is MKPLTGVGLGWRRQLAHRIDQDRALGFVEVLAEHLNPSAPLPVPLERLKERGMPFVLHAVSLGLGGAEPPEARRLDMLARLAERLGAVCVSEHVAFVRADGIESGHLLPVPRGDEALDVLVENVRLAQAALPVPLALENIATLFEWPDPAFTEAQLLTGLLSRTSALLLLDVANLYANALNLGTDAQAVLAAVPRERLAYVHVAGGVRHGALYHDTHAHPVPSGPLELLEALAARLGPVPAMLERDDHFPRPEELTAELRAIEAALARGGSRWEATRAPGPSQLPMERSEGELRP
- a CDS encoding TIGR04222 domain-containing membrane protein, which translates into the protein MNPLDWTGPEFLSLYIPLLAGGLGVALLLRYFLRAPSGEPLLSAGRMDPYEVAALHGSDTLIEAVTASLFHRRVLRVDGDRLATGETLPSNAAPIERSVFECVATGNMKLETLRRALSPDVQHIQARLMRKGLLVDDAQALKAQLYPLMAYGAVLLLGLTKVGVGLANDRPVVYLVLLLCLGSLGLLFLWRRPWRSRLGDATLKALQSAHEPLRTTAMAGESSQALSGPDLALAVGLYGPALLIPMGYSDLRQVMHPPSASGSSSDSSSGGGSDSSCGGDSDGGGGGCGGCGGGGD
- a CDS encoding DUF2071 domain-containing protein, which gives rise to MMMMFSPAELAAMVVLALEPLGLMREQLLARLHASDVERAPGDAAITSLARRRLVAEEAGFWRLTPSGHKALRAAYAELEAAQDVSPSSEGMEECPSVPWLTQVRTEWVEALSLNYAVEPEALSRLLPAPLEPELHQGTAWVQVLMSSLREMRPQGLSGLLGFNFYQVSYRAAVRYRNARGQWRRGGYFVRSETNDALMRRIGNSLIEFKFHEFGEADMLMARDGDRLTFAVDPLPAFPGGRLVGVLDTRPLPGPPEGSVWSSLDELHEPLVECYDAFGVADGYMYVLTIDRGPWNARFVKPVELYCEYLQEGALAGSARLDSVLHLRECQYRWRPLRRERIPAAG
- a CDS encoding adenylate/guanylate cyclase domain-containing protein, whose protein sequence is MESQQDLRTPYSDDTLLHRSLLAESNAALRLAAFGVLGYVIITSLLLSVAPGSGREGLLASWRFFPLALAASTTLVLLAHQQLVHGWVAYAVLVPFASLPTISFLVCLMVLPEEASAYVQGHLSNLYFATVAMTGLMLDFRLTAISGGVAAVGFECCRLLARAGASADASEGSWTPLELFDPSRGGFKSLMILSSGLIVAVIALITRRIILRVLSEARVERTLGRLFGPYIREEARRQLLSPQRAPFAERRQVAVLVAELRGFDEYTRGAGPQELVEQLNTYFEAMAQAITLRGGAIDRFAGDSLLATFGGVMALESPCTLALEAAREMRFRLELLNSSWRLRGRAPLDNNIGLHVGEVVLGVMGSAQHRDVTLVGQPVSTAAQVGAIPREPGYPILLTEAFHAQLPPSQKSTCRRLGSVQVKGHSAPMELYGILEGPIVMPVRVPVDTPYARDTTVTWE
- a CDS encoding OmpA/MotB family protein, coding for MADSFWEKQERRQSRLPWLITVLVVLLAGVGIYFGQAAFRTAQARAETAEAEALKAHERAKTAEHAQKLVEEKLAALDSEKSQLNNQLSQLSTERDQLTQAVQEKDAELARLKATYQDLEEKMKAEIADGEIRLSQAEGRIQVDLVDKILFDSGEASLTERGAGVLSRLGAVLVGVEGRTIQVSGHTDDSPPSQRLAATFPTNWELSVARAVNVVRFLQEKANVPAQKLVAAGYGETHPVASNATPKGRARNRRIEILLIPDLPAARPAELTDTTAKAAPTAEVKKAVADAPVAKEDVQPAKGTAKPAPK